One genomic window of Numida meleagris isolate 19003 breed g44 Domestic line chromosome 1, NumMel1.0, whole genome shotgun sequence includes the following:
- the CSTA gene encoding cystatin-A, with amino-acid sequence MMMVGGFSDPKPATPEIQQLADQVKTQLESKENKTYGMFEAIQYRSQVVAGTNYLIKVQTSGDEYVHIKVFQALPHENQGPRLTGCQTGKTRDDPLTEF; translated from the exons ATGATGATGGTTGGGGGCTTCTCTGACCCTAAACCTGCTACTCCAGAGATCCAGCAGCTTGCTGACCAG GTGAAGACACAATTAGAAAGCAAGGAGAACAAGACCTATGGCATGTTTGAAGCCATACAGTACCGGTCTCAAGTGGTTGCTGGAACCAACTACTTAATTAAG GTCCAAACTTCTGGAGATGAATATGTGCACATAAAAGTATTTCAAGCCCTTCCTCATGAGAACCAAGGTCCCAGACTTACCGGTTGTCAGACTGGGAAAACCAGAGATGATCCTCTGACAGAAttctga